A genomic window from Rhodococcus sp. KBS0724 includes:
- a CDS encoding HAD family phosphatase: MLQAVFWDMDGTLVDTEPSWFAAERALMSRYGVEWSDEQATALVGKALPDSAAVLQAAGADLPIREIVDELVAAVVAGVRQSIEWRPGARELLAQVRAAGIPCVLVTMSEAPLAEAVASALPPGTFQLMVTGDMVERGKPHPEPYLRAREDLSALAGPISMDQVVAIEDSIPGLASAIAAGAVAVGVPNMVSLQEDPGVVLWATLAGKSVTDLEELVAGRAASLELQSI, translated from the coding sequence ATGCTGCAAGCGGTCTTCTGGGACATGGACGGAACGTTGGTGGACACCGAGCCGAGTTGGTTTGCGGCGGAGCGTGCCTTGATGTCGCGGTACGGAGTGGAGTGGTCTGACGAACAGGCAACAGCGCTGGTGGGGAAGGCCCTACCGGACTCTGCTGCGGTCCTTCAAGCGGCGGGCGCAGATCTGCCCATCCGCGAGATCGTCGACGAGCTGGTGGCCGCCGTCGTGGCGGGTGTTCGGCAGTCGATCGAGTGGCGTCCGGGCGCCCGAGAGTTGTTGGCGCAGGTTCGCGCGGCCGGAATCCCCTGTGTGCTGGTGACGATGAGTGAGGCGCCGCTGGCGGAGGCTGTGGCAAGCGCGCTCCCACCCGGAACATTTCAGCTGATGGTTACCGGAGACATGGTGGAGCGCGGTAAGCCCCACCCGGAGCCGTACTTGCGGGCCAGAGAAGATCTTTCGGCCCTGGCGGGTCCGATCTCCATGGATCAGGTTGTGGCGATCGAGGATTCGATCCCAGGTTTGGCGTCGGCGATTGCTGCGGGTGCCGTCGCAGTGGGCGTCCCGAACATGGTGAGTCTGCAGGAAGATCCCGGCGTTGTCCTGTGGGCGACGTTGGCCGGCAAGTCGGTCACGGATCTCGAGGAGTTGGTGGCTGGGCGGGCAGCATCGCTCGAACTGCAGTCCATCTGA
- a CDS encoding serine/threonine-protein kinase codes for MNTVKNDLETVEAATTSTELFGSATADSESRRQAKRQFHCLVAAVHPDRAQAGDVARCAAATTRLNKLYRSWLAESEAAHSAVTYVGDSDEYVLGDLVARGSVSTVYRARDRSGAPVVLKIPRSRRANLLMEAERSALTSIYGAPYAPTLIDRISAADPASGEVRRINVLDDRSTGFVTLADVRRAYPDGLDPRDWAWMHRRLLRALAAAHQAGWVHTAIVEENVLIQPDLHGVVLVGWSFATRSGMRPAAKISSCRDAYPPELGEVASPGWDVYMAHRLMTFMLGDRIPSRMNTFALGCMQDNPRLRPDAVDLLGEFDELLELLYGERTFRAFSVPTI; via the coding sequence ATGAACACGGTCAAGAACGATCTCGAAACTGTCGAGGCGGCAACAACCTCGACCGAGCTGTTCGGAAGTGCCACCGCGGATTCGGAATCGCGCCGGCAGGCGAAGCGTCAATTCCATTGCTTGGTTGCTGCGGTCCATCCGGATCGGGCGCAGGCAGGTGATGTCGCGCGATGTGCCGCCGCGACAACTCGGTTGAACAAGTTGTACCGCAGTTGGTTGGCGGAATCGGAAGCAGCGCATTCCGCGGTGACATACGTCGGGGATAGCGACGAGTACGTGTTGGGTGATCTTGTTGCTCGGGGTTCGGTGTCGACGGTGTACCGCGCGCGGGACCGGTCTGGGGCACCAGTTGTTCTGAAGATCCCTCGCAGTCGGCGAGCAAACCTGCTGATGGAAGCGGAAAGGTCGGCCCTCACCAGCATCTACGGGGCGCCTTACGCTCCGACGCTGATCGACCGCATTTCGGCAGCCGACCCGGCTTCGGGGGAAGTTCGCCGGATCAATGTGCTCGATGATCGCTCTACCGGCTTTGTCACCCTTGCCGATGTACGCCGCGCCTACCCGGACGGCCTCGATCCACGAGATTGGGCCTGGATGCACCGACGCCTGTTGCGGGCACTTGCGGCAGCCCACCAGGCGGGTTGGGTCCATACCGCGATCGTGGAAGAGAACGTGTTGATACAGCCTGATCTGCATGGAGTGGTGCTGGTGGGCTGGTCGTTTGCGACTCGTTCGGGGATGCGACCGGCAGCGAAGATCAGTTCCTGCCGAGATGCCTACCCGCCGGAACTCGGTGAAGTGGCTTCTCCGGGATGGGACGTCTACATGGCGCATCGGCTGATGACGTTCATGCTCGGTGATCGAATTCCCAGTCGTATGAACACTTTCGCGCTGGGGTGTATGCAAGACAATCCACGGCTGCGACCTGACGCAGTCGACCTTCTCGGCGAGTTCGACGAACTCCTCGAGCTTCTGTACGGCGAACGAACATTCCGGGCGTTCAGCGTCCCCACAATCTGA
- a CDS encoding SDR family NAD(P)-dependent oxidoreductase yields the protein MGKLDGKVALITGAGQGIGQGIALALAKEGAEIVVAGRTESKLHTTCGLLADIGARGEVVVCDVSKKDDITAAVDRTVELFGGIDILINNANDCKPGPLLTVLDEDFERSFATGPLATLRMMQASYPHLNSRGGGVIINMVTSAAVRWDASNYGAYGSIKEGMRALTRAAACEWGKDNIRVLNVAPHAQTPALQWWMDKNPEEAAAFVAGIPLGRVGDPETDIGRAVVFLVGEDAGYLTGATIPLDGGQSRWG from the coding sequence ATGGGCAAGCTCGACGGCAAAGTTGCACTCATCACCGGTGCAGGTCAGGGAATCGGCCAAGGCATAGCCTTGGCCCTGGCCAAGGAAGGTGCCGAGATTGTGGTAGCCGGTCGCACCGAATCCAAGCTCCACACCACTTGTGGACTTCTCGCCGACATCGGTGCCCGCGGCGAGGTAGTCGTCTGTGACGTCAGCAAGAAGGACGACATCACTGCAGCAGTGGACCGTACCGTCGAACTGTTCGGCGGAATCGACATCCTGATCAACAACGCGAACGACTGCAAGCCCGGCCCGTTGCTCACGGTGCTCGACGAAGACTTCGAGCGCTCCTTCGCGACGGGACCGCTCGCGACCCTGCGCATGATGCAGGCGTCGTACCCCCACCTGAACAGCCGCGGCGGCGGCGTCATCATCAACATGGTCACTTCCGCAGCAGTGCGCTGGGATGCCAGTAACTACGGTGCCTACGGTTCCATCAAGGAAGGCATGCGCGCACTCACCCGCGCCGCGGCCTGCGAGTGGGGCAAGGACAACATCCGTGTCCTCAACGTTGCGCCCCACGCGCAGACACCGGCCCTGCAGTGGTGGATGGACAAGAACCCGGAAGAAGCGGCAGCCTTTGTCGCGGGAATCCCGCTGGGTCGCGTCGGAGATCCCGAAACCGACATCGGGCGTGCCGTCGTCTTCCTGGTCGGCGAAGATGCCGGCTATCTGACGGGTGCAACCATCCCGCTCGACGGCGGACAGTCGCGCTGGGGGTAA
- a CDS encoding carbohydrate ABC transporter permease, giving the protein MSLTTQRPAPPTVSTPASRGSTRGRPTRKRDRKGYKLFVLFTFPNLLLIAVFAYWPVIGNIYLSLTEWDMIAPTPLFVGIDNYTKLFGDPAFLRVLRLTLVWVVAIVGISLTAGLALACLFNRQSRGRAAVSALAFSPHILSGAAVAAIWLFIFDPNYGLSRALFGLFGADSPHWTTSSSWAMPALIIVSIWKGVGFVAIVYVAALQSMPADVLEAARLDGAGAWQTFRHITMPLLSPTTFFLLITQVISAFQSFDVIAMMTSGGPAGATTTLSWFIYQEGFKAFSAGTAAAGSMVMFVVLMGVTVFQMRFVEKKVHY; this is encoded by the coding sequence ATGTCGTTGACAACTCAACGCCCGGCACCGCCGACGGTCTCCACTCCTGCGAGTCGCGGATCGACCCGGGGTCGCCCTACTCGAAAGCGTGATCGCAAGGGCTACAAGCTCTTTGTGCTCTTCACCTTCCCGAACCTCCTGTTGATAGCGGTCTTCGCGTATTGGCCCGTAATCGGCAATATCTATCTCAGCCTCACCGAATGGGACATGATCGCTCCGACGCCGCTGTTCGTCGGCATCGACAACTACACCAAGTTGTTCGGTGATCCAGCGTTTCTCCGCGTATTACGTCTGACCTTGGTATGGGTTGTTGCGATTGTCGGCATCAGCCTCACCGCGGGACTCGCCCTGGCGTGCCTGTTCAATCGCCAATCCCGAGGACGCGCAGCCGTTTCCGCTTTGGCATTCTCACCACACATTCTCTCGGGCGCCGCGGTAGCCGCGATCTGGTTGTTCATCTTCGATCCGAACTACGGACTGTCCCGAGCGCTGTTCGGGTTGTTCGGAGCAGATTCACCGCACTGGACGACGTCGAGTTCGTGGGCGATGCCCGCGCTGATCATCGTCTCGATCTGGAAAGGTGTCGGCTTTGTAGCCATCGTGTACGTGGCCGCACTTCAATCGATGCCCGCCGACGTCCTCGAGGCGGCTCGTCTCGACGGGGCAGGTGCCTGGCAGACATTCCGGCACATCACCATGCCGCTGCTCTCACCGACAACGTTCTTCCTCCTCATCACACAGGTCATCAGCGCCTTTCAGTCCTTCGACGTCATCGCGATGATGACCAGTGGCGGACCCGCAGGCGCCACAACCACTCTCAGCTGGTTCATCTACCAAGAGGGATTCAAGGCATTCAGTGCCGGCACTGCCGCCGCCGGATCCATGGTGATGTTTGTCGTCCTGATGGGCGTCACAGTGTTCCAAATGCGATTCGTCGAGAAGAAAGTGCACTACTGA
- a CDS encoding adenylosuccinate synthetase, translating into MDALGDRDIVVVDLGFGDAGKGATVDWLCSPQADLDVAAVVRFNGGAQAAHNVVNGERHHTFSQFGSGTLNGIPTFLSKFVLVEPISLAREARALEAVGVQDPFDLLTVDGRALLTTPIHVAANRAREDARGGNRHGSCGKGIGETAAYALDRPDAPTVGDCRRPDGLARKLENLAEYYGRLISGGRHRFPALVDMVDMYAEFAAVVDIVAPGALESIGARGRLVFEGAQGVLLDEWRGFHPHTTWSTVEPSNARAMIAEMSRESYVLGVTRTYTTRHGAGPFPTEDRALGAALPEPHNGVGEYQGSFRVGHLDTMLLRYAVEVSGGVDGLALTHLDALERATSAGTPIQGVDRYDWCTSIPVGKWKDLEHQAALTEALRTMSTVPREVPDEVDQFVDYLGSEIAVPVVLTSDGPDRADRRLRAGVPA; encoded by the coding sequence ATGGACGCTTTGGGTGATCGTGACATCGTTGTTGTCGACCTGGGCTTCGGTGACGCCGGGAAGGGCGCCACGGTCGACTGGCTCTGCTCACCGCAGGCAGATCTCGATGTGGCGGCAGTCGTTCGGTTCAACGGAGGGGCGCAAGCCGCTCACAATGTCGTGAACGGAGAACGTCACCACACCTTTTCGCAATTCGGATCGGGAACACTCAACGGCATTCCTACCTTTCTCTCGAAGTTCGTGCTCGTCGAACCGATCTCCTTGGCGAGGGAAGCGCGAGCATTGGAAGCCGTTGGCGTACAAGATCCATTCGACCTGTTGACCGTCGACGGTCGGGCACTGTTGACGACGCCGATTCACGTGGCCGCCAACCGGGCTCGTGAGGATGCGCGAGGTGGCAACCGGCACGGCTCGTGTGGCAAGGGAATCGGTGAGACGGCAGCGTATGCGCTCGACCGCCCTGACGCGCCGACCGTCGGTGACTGCCGACGACCGGATGGGCTCGCGCGCAAACTCGAGAACCTGGCGGAGTACTACGGGAGGTTGATCTCCGGCGGTCGTCACAGGTTTCCCGCACTAGTGGACATGGTCGACATGTACGCGGAATTCGCTGCGGTAGTGGATATTGTCGCACCTGGAGCGTTGGAGTCCATCGGTGCCCGTGGTCGACTGGTCTTCGAAGGTGCGCAAGGTGTCCTCCTCGACGAGTGGCGTGGATTTCACCCGCATACCACTTGGTCGACGGTGGAGCCGTCCAATGCCCGCGCAATGATCGCCGAAATGAGCAGGGAGAGTTATGTGCTCGGCGTGACCCGCACGTACACCACGCGTCACGGTGCCGGGCCGTTTCCCACCGAAGACAGAGCGCTCGGGGCAGCCCTGCCGGAACCGCACAACGGCGTCGGCGAGTACCAGGGCTCATTTCGGGTCGGGCACCTCGACACGATGTTGTTGCGATACGCGGTGGAGGTCAGTGGCGGCGTCGACGGTTTGGCTCTCACGCACCTCGACGCGCTGGAACGTGCAACGTCGGCGGGCACTCCGATCCAGGGTGTGGACAGGTACGACTGGTGCACGTCGATACCCGTCGGAAAGTGGAAGGATCTCGAACATCAGGCAGCGTTGACCGAAGCGCTGCGGACCATGTCGACTGTGCCGCGGGAAGTTCCGGATGAAGTCGACCAATTCGTCGATTACCTCGGCAGCGAGATCGCGGTTCCGGTAGTGCTTACCTCGGACGGACCAGACCGGGCCGATCGTCGGCTTCGCGCCGGCGTGCCTGCATGA
- a CDS encoding glycerophosphodiester phosphodiesterase family protein yields MRSESFTLVGHRGAMAYAPENSIASFRLAEEMGVDEIELDVRLTADGVAIVLHDATLDRTASDDSGRGLGPVAELTFDAIKDIELDSGRGVLTFDEALDNTTVTLQVEIKAIEVVPELGRIVAARPEDAQRIQFTSFSAEALLAVAEAAPFIPRGLIVSEYPAADAHPAGVESVLAATGSGAFYCGWNGLTAELVRDLHETGLQVHAWPLRTPEDAERALELGVDGTTTDFPAEAIEWLDSARQNYPQRDCPPSSGMVAPVR; encoded by the coding sequence ATGCGATCCGAATCATTCACCTTGGTGGGCCATCGCGGCGCCATGGCTTACGCACCCGAGAACAGCATCGCGTCATTTCGCCTCGCGGAGGAGATGGGTGTCGACGAGATCGAACTCGACGTGCGATTGACCGCGGACGGCGTTGCGATCGTGCTCCACGACGCGACGCTCGATCGCACTGCCTCCGACGACTCCGGGCGCGGACTCGGCCCCGTCGCCGAACTGACCTTCGATGCGATCAAAGACATCGAATTGGACTCCGGACGCGGGGTCTTGACCTTCGACGAGGCGCTCGACAACACCACAGTGACCTTGCAGGTGGAGATCAAGGCCATCGAGGTGGTGCCGGAACTCGGACGGATCGTGGCGGCACGCCCGGAAGACGCTCAGCGCATTCAGTTCACGAGCTTCTCAGCCGAGGCTCTGCTCGCTGTCGCCGAGGCCGCACCGTTCATACCTCGCGGACTGATCGTGTCCGAGTATCCGGCCGCCGACGCTCACCCCGCCGGCGTCGAATCCGTTCTTGCGGCCACCGGTTCGGGTGCCTTCTACTGCGGCTGGAACGGGCTGACCGCAGAACTGGTCCGCGACCTCCACGAAACCGGATTGCAAGTTCACGCCTGGCCCCTGCGCACACCGGAGGACGCCGAACGAGCTCTCGAACTCGGAGTGGACGGCACGACCACGGATTTCCCGGCGGAAGCCATCGAGTGGCTCGACAGCGCGCGGCAGAATTACCCCCAGCGCGACTGTCCGCCGTCGAGCGGGATGGTTGCACCCGTCAGATAG
- a CDS encoding ABC transporter ATP-binding protein, whose amino-acid sequence MASVTFDRATRSYGGTDRPALDQLELDIADGEFLVLVGPSGCGKSTSLRMLAGLEPVDSGRILIGDRDVTDVEPQHRDIAMVFQNYALYPHMSVGANMGFALKIAGVPKPEREARVLEAARVLDLEQYLDRKPKALSGGQRQRVAMGRAIVRNPQVFLMDEPLSNLDAKLRVQTRTQIASLTRRLGVTTVYVTHDQVEAMTMGDRVAVLKDGVLQQVDTPRRLYTSPANIFVAGFIGSPAMSFIDLDLDDGEMSLGGTAYRVPRSVADASLTPHVTVGIRPESFVRVENGITVTVDVVEELGADAFVYGHTTINGKRHELVIREEGNTAPPIGAQFDVLPVAESMHLFDPTTGTRLSTDDTAVHV is encoded by the coding sequence ATGGCCAGCGTTACTTTCGACCGCGCAACTCGTTCATACGGGGGTACCGATCGCCCCGCACTCGACCAACTCGAGTTGGACATCGCAGACGGAGAGTTCCTTGTCCTCGTCGGCCCATCGGGATGCGGGAAGTCGACTTCTCTGCGAATGCTTGCCGGACTCGAACCGGTTGATTCGGGTCGCATCCTGATCGGTGATCGCGATGTCACCGACGTGGAACCTCAGCATCGCGATATTGCGATGGTCTTCCAGAACTACGCGCTCTATCCACACATGAGCGTGGGAGCAAACATGGGCTTTGCCCTCAAGATCGCCGGGGTCCCGAAGCCGGAGCGGGAAGCTCGAGTGCTAGAAGCCGCGAGGGTGCTCGATCTCGAGCAGTATCTCGATCGGAAACCGAAGGCGCTGTCGGGTGGACAGCGGCAACGAGTTGCCATGGGTAGGGCCATTGTTCGCAATCCTCAGGTATTCCTGATGGACGAGCCGCTCTCCAATCTCGACGCCAAGCTGCGCGTTCAGACCCGCACACAGATCGCCTCTCTGACCCGGCGACTCGGTGTCACCACCGTGTACGTCACCCACGACCAGGTCGAGGCAATGACCATGGGCGACCGTGTTGCGGTACTCAAAGACGGTGTGCTCCAACAGGTAGACACACCTCGCCGACTCTACACCAGCCCCGCCAACATCTTTGTGGCCGGATTCATCGGCTCACCCGCGATGAGCTTCATCGACCTCGACCTCGACGACGGCGAGATGTCACTCGGCGGGACAGCGTACCGCGTTCCACGATCCGTCGCCGACGCGTCACTGACTCCCCACGTCACAGTGGGTATCCGGCCGGAATCTTTTGTGCGGGTCGAGAACGGAATTACAGTCACCGTCGACGTCGTCGAAGAACTGGGGGCCGACGCATTTGTGTACGGCCACACCACTATCAACGGCAAGCGCCATGAGCTGGTGATTCGAGAAGAAGGCAATACCGCGCCGCCGATCGGAGCACAGTTCGACGTGCTCCCCGTAGCCGAGAGTATGCACCTCTTCGACCCGACCACCGGCACCCGCCTGTCCACCGATGACACGGCCGTACACGTATAG
- a CDS encoding DeoR/GlpR family DNA-binding transcription regulator, with the protein MSRRLITHTRQERLDGILECLMADESASAQSLAAHFDISLMTVHRDLDELQRRGIVRKFRGGVSIERTSSYEIAAPLRRRIATEQKLAIGAAAATEVAPGQVIMLDDSTTASHMIRHLIEIEELRVVTNYLPSLRELSEVTGISVTAIGGDFDSGHESFVGEGAAKAVRELRVDALYFSTSSADRDGMYHQEEKVVRLKAEMIRCAGRRVLLMDSSKLAQTSLHRVCGWDVIDELITDDAAPLGIIEDIRAQGVVVRVASSDRVDLQEEGKS; encoded by the coding sequence ATGAGTCGACGATTGATCACCCACACCAGGCAAGAACGGTTGGACGGCATTCTCGAATGCCTGATGGCAGATGAATCGGCGTCCGCGCAATCGCTGGCCGCTCACTTCGACATCTCGTTGATGACGGTCCACCGTGATCTCGACGAACTCCAACGTCGCGGCATAGTCCGGAAGTTCAGGGGTGGCGTCAGCATCGAACGAACCAGCAGTTACGAAATTGCGGCACCGCTGAGGCGTCGTATCGCCACTGAACAGAAGTTGGCGATCGGCGCTGCTGCTGCCACCGAGGTTGCACCGGGGCAGGTGATAATGCTCGACGATTCCACCACCGCCTCCCACATGATCCGGCATCTGATCGAGATCGAAGAACTTCGGGTCGTGACGAACTATCTGCCATCTCTTCGTGAACTATCCGAAGTGACCGGCATTTCGGTGACCGCGATCGGCGGCGATTTCGACTCCGGCCATGAATCGTTTGTCGGCGAAGGCGCAGCCAAAGCAGTTCGTGAGCTGCGCGTCGACGCTTTGTACTTCTCGACGTCGAGCGCCGATCGAGACGGCATGTACCACCAGGAAGAAAAGGTGGTTCGGCTCAAAGCGGAGATGATCCGGTGCGCCGGCCGTCGGGTTCTGCTGATGGACAGTTCCAAATTGGCGCAGACCTCGCTACATCGAGTGTGTGGGTGGGATGTGATCGACGAATTGATCACCGATGACGCTGCGCCGCTGGGGATTATCGAGGATATTCGTGCGCAGGGTGTTGTGGTGCGCGTCGCTTCATCCGATCGTGTCGATCTACAAGAGGAAGGGAAGTCCTGA
- a CDS encoding carbohydrate ABC transporter permease, whose protein sequence is MSAPSRTTTPTKTRIRFRLSWIGLVVVGLVFAIPFYWMISSAFKPESEIYQWPLQLVPSRLAWENFSHAWNAVPFGDFFVNSLIVTIVGATAKVTLAIFSAYAFAFLPFPGKKWLFLAVLGALMVPGHVTLLLNYITIGNLGLINTYAGIILPGLASAFGTFLLRQHFLSLPKEVMEAAELDGAGHIRKLFYFALPMSVPAVVTVALIAVIDEWNDFIWPLLVTNSVQMRTLPIGLMALKESEGVDNWGAIMAGTTMVVLPMLLLFLFAQRFIVAGLAGASVRR, encoded by the coding sequence ATGTCCGCACCCAGCAGAACGACAACCCCGACAAAAACGCGCATTCGCTTTCGCCTGTCCTGGATCGGACTTGTTGTTGTCGGCCTTGTCTTTGCCATCCCGTTCTACTGGATGATCTCGTCGGCCTTCAAGCCGGAGAGCGAGATCTACCAGTGGCCACTGCAACTCGTCCCCAGCCGCCTGGCGTGGGAGAACTTCAGCCACGCGTGGAATGCCGTTCCGTTCGGCGACTTCTTCGTCAACTCACTGATCGTCACAATCGTCGGTGCCACCGCGAAGGTCACCTTGGCAATTTTCAGCGCCTACGCCTTTGCGTTCCTTCCCTTTCCGGGTAAGAAGTGGCTCTTCCTTGCGGTCTTGGGAGCCTTGATGGTGCCGGGACACGTGACGCTGTTGCTCAACTACATCACCATCGGCAATCTCGGATTGATCAACACATATGCGGGAATCATTCTGCCCGGACTCGCAAGCGCCTTCGGAACATTCCTTCTACGCCAACACTTTCTGAGTCTCCCGAAGGAAGTCATGGAGGCAGCAGAACTCGACGGCGCCGGGCACATCCGCAAGCTGTTCTACTTTGCATTGCCGATGTCCGTTCCCGCGGTCGTCACCGTTGCGCTGATCGCTGTCATCGACGAGTGGAACGACTTCATCTGGCCTCTTCTCGTCACCAATTCCGTTCAGATGCGCACTCTTCCCATCGGTTTGATGGCACTCAAAGAGAGTGAGGGTGTGGACAACTGGGGCGCAATCATGGCAGGCACCACCATGGTTGTCCTCCCCATGCTGCTGCTCTTTCTCTTCGCTCAGCGATTCATCGTCGCCGGGCTTGCCGGAGCGTCTGTCCGACGCTGA
- a CDS encoding NUDIX hydrolase, whose amino-acid sequence MMDGVEQSLVSIDVIALRFGNPEPGHLRFAVAERQAEPYTGQRALPGVLLGAGERLQDAARRAVTTKLGLPDDAILASGQLAVFDEPHRDPRGPTLSVTMWAIITPSDVPTGDITPEWVSWDNPGDLAFDHNRIVADTRPILADSLLWRDQVFTRALTGASFPASYALAVAEELSGARPDPGNLNRTLKSLPGLERTDERVRVSATGRPSVVWQWSADT is encoded by the coding sequence ATGATGGATGGCGTGGAACAGTCACTAGTCTCGATCGACGTCATCGCTCTGCGTTTCGGCAATCCGGAACCGGGCCACTTGCGATTTGCCGTCGCCGAGCGGCAGGCAGAGCCGTACACCGGGCAGCGTGCGTTGCCCGGTGTACTGCTCGGCGCGGGTGAACGACTCCAAGATGCGGCGCGGCGAGCAGTAACTACCAAGCTCGGGCTCCCCGACGACGCGATTCTTGCGAGCGGACAGTTGGCGGTGTTCGACGAACCCCACCGAGACCCGCGTGGTCCGACACTGTCGGTGACGATGTGGGCGATCATCACGCCCAGCGATGTGCCTACCGGTGACATCACTCCCGAATGGGTGAGCTGGGACAACCCGGGTGATCTTGCCTTCGATCACAATCGGATAGTCGCGGATACTCGGCCCATCCTGGCGGACTCTCTCTTGTGGCGCGATCAGGTTTTCACTCGGGCTCTGACCGGGGCGTCGTTCCCGGCGTCCTACGCGCTGGCCGTCGCCGAGGAACTCTCCGGCGCCCGCCCCGACCCCGGCAATCTCAACCGCACGCTCAAATCCTTACCCGGACTGGAACGTACCGACGAGCGTGTGCGGGTCAGTGCAACGGGTCGCCCGTCGGTTGTGTGGCAGTGGAGCGCAGATACCTAG
- a CDS encoding ABC transporter substrate-binding protein yields MSLFARSGSAQKPVNISRRSFLTAAGMTAIALPVLAACGSPAGGTASFSAPDVKAPSEFSGRTNVVIWSPWSGNNHEVFTGVVDGFNRSQSDIYAEVQQFNGYDGVTEKIAAGLQARQIPDIGVFSDVSWNKFFLNDTLEPLGGYFDNNFGPSTFNERLFTEGVVRGESYWIPFGRSTPLFYYNKEIFSSAGLPDRAPATWDEFRSWGKQISGQNYNGNSLKMRAYTGADDWYMQGLIWNFGGSISDGLDVTVDSAAAIAAAEFDRAVINDDKIAYLAQEINNDFINGQVATITNSTGSLTGLIKGAQFEVGAGFLPQQSTHGVPTGGAGLGIMKNASPERKEAAAQVLAYLSGEEASSTWTVGTGYLPSTISAANSTKVRQVMADNPNYKLAVDQLELARQPDAVRRYVQSTITEMRTAIQKLYTENANAEATLKATATKLRADTDSVRKLYESKVA; encoded by the coding sequence ATGTCGCTTTTTGCCCGATCAGGCTCCGCGCAGAAGCCTGTGAACATCTCTCGCCGCAGCTTTCTCACTGCTGCCGGTATGACGGCGATCGCACTACCCGTCCTCGCGGCGTGCGGTAGTCCCGCCGGCGGTACGGCGTCATTCTCGGCGCCGGACGTCAAGGCCCCCAGCGAATTTTCCGGGAGGACCAACGTCGTCATCTGGAGTCCGTGGTCGGGTAACAACCACGAGGTCTTCACCGGAGTGGTTGACGGATTCAACCGCTCACAATCCGATATCTACGCAGAAGTTCAACAGTTCAACGGGTACGACGGCGTCACCGAGAAGATCGCCGCCGGTCTCCAGGCCAGGCAGATCCCCGATATCGGCGTCTTCTCCGACGTCTCGTGGAACAAATTCTTCCTCAACGACACACTCGAACCGCTCGGCGGATACTTCGACAACAACTTCGGCCCGAGTACGTTCAACGAGCGTCTGTTCACCGAGGGTGTTGTCCGCGGCGAGTCCTACTGGATCCCGTTCGGCCGATCGACGCCACTCTTCTACTACAACAAGGAGATCTTCTCGTCCGCCGGGTTGCCGGATCGCGCCCCCGCCACCTGGGATGAATTCCGTTCGTGGGGAAAGCAAATCAGCGGCCAGAACTACAACGGCAACTCGCTGAAGATGCGCGCGTACACCGGCGCCGACGACTGGTACATGCAGGGATTGATCTGGAACTTCGGTGGATCGATCTCCGACGGCCTCGACGTCACCGTGGACTCGGCCGCTGCGATTGCCGCAGCAGAGTTCGATCGGGCTGTGATCAACGACGACAAGATCGCGTACCTCGCGCAGGAGATCAACAACGACTTCATCAACGGCCAGGTCGCAACCATCACGAACTCCACCGGCTCCCTGACCGGACTGATCAAGGGCGCTCAGTTCGAAGTCGGTGCCGGTTTCCTGCCTCAACAGAGCACACACGGCGTGCCGACCGGTGGTGCCGGACTCGGAATCATGAAGAACGCCAGCCCCGAACGCAAGGAAGCCGCCGCCCAGGTACTCGCGTATCTGTCCGGCGAGGAAGCATCGTCGACCTGGACCGTCGGAACGGGGTACCTGCCGTCGACCATTTCTGCGGCAAATTCCACCAAGGTCCGCCAGGTCATGGCCGATAACCCGAACTACAAACTGGCCGTCGATCAGCTCGAGCTCGCCCGCCAACCTGACGCAGTTCGACGGTACGTCCAGAGCACCATCACGGAAATGCGCACCGCAATTCAGAAGCTGTACACCGAAAATGCCAACGCCGAAGCAACTTTGAAGGCAACGGCAACCAAGCTGCGCGCAGACACAGATTCCGTGCGCAAACTCTACGAAAGCAAGGTGGCCTGA